From the Bradyrhizobium ontarionense genome, the window CTCGCAGACCGACAGTTCCGGCTCATGTTGCCTGAGAATGATCTGCACGGGATGATCGATGCCTTCCCAGCGGAATACGGTACGCAGCGCTTCATGGCGGGCCGTCACCCGCCGCCATGCTTCCCGAAAATGATTCGAATCCAGTGGACCTTCGATGCGCAGGCAGACCTGCTCAAAGTAGGCGACTCCCGGCCGGCGGAGATGATGATACAGGATGCCTTCCTGCATCGGCGTGAGCCGGAGGATGTCGGTTACGTTGTTCCTGTCCACTTTTTTCATGGCGCTACCACGACGACGAATACTCGAACGCGCGGAAATCCTCGATCATCCCTTGGTAAACCAGGGACCGTAAGGTCTCGTCGTAGTAATCGCCGAACGGACGGTGCCTGGTCTGGTTCAGCTTGGGCAGCGGCGGCGGCTGTATGCCCACACGCTCACAGATCTGATGAAAATCGGCTCCGAGGGTTTCATATTTTCCGATGAAATCGACCAGCGATTTGCCTGCGCCATCGCACAGGAAGTAGCTCTGGCGAAGATGCATTCCCTCTACAGCCGAAGCCCCTTTTGCGGCATCGAGGAAAAAGCGGACAGCGCCGCTGAACCCTTGTGATTTCAGGAATTCATGCGCCGGATGATCGGTCCGGTCGCGCAAGAAAAAGAAATAGTTGGAGACGAGCCAGCTGAACGGGTTTCTGACGAAGCCAAACTTGAAATAGCTGTCCCAGACGTCGGCAGGCAAGCTTGCTGCCAACTTGGTGGCGGTGATGTGTTCCTCGACCGATGCCGTGTAGGCGGGAGGGTAATGTGGGTTCGGACTGATCAGGAATTCCGGGGCAGAACCAGCGCCATAAATCGCCTGTCCGAGCGCGTCCTTGATGCTCGTTCCGGACGTCTTCGGGACATGAACGAAGATGAAGCGGTGGGAGTGGCAGATCATCATCGAGCAGACCTCTCTGCGTCACCGATTGTCGAATCCGGAAGTTAGAGCCGAGCGCGTAGCGCGGCCCATTCGGGGGCGGCACGCAGGCGTTCGAAATCTGGCGAGAGCAGGAGGTCCGACAAATCCAGCGTGCCGGCCTTGACGGCCTCTTCGGTGAACCGAGCGGCGAGGGCGATGTCGCCAGCCAGGCTCCACCCTCGTGCGGCAGAGGCACTGCTATCCTCGTTCGTCGAAGCTTCTGCAGGAGGCCGTGCCTCGGAATAGAAATACGCTCCGAGCGCGCGCTGGTCCGTCGGGCCGTCTCGGGGAAAGCAATAGGTCGGGAAATCGCGCACGACACGAAAGGCCAGCTTGCGCGCAAGCGCGTTTGAGGGGAGCCGGAAGGTCTCGGTTCCCCAGCAGGGGAGCAGGCCTCGCTCAACGCATGTATCAATGGCCTTTCGGCACAGCCATGTCGCGACGCCCTGGTTTCTCTTCGCGAGATCGGTGTTGACGCTGATTTCGCAGGCGCCGGCCCCTTCATGGGTGGTGATACACGAGCCGACGAATTCGCCACGAGACTTGGCGCAATAGCCGATGCCGCTGTTGAAAAATCTGCTGGCATCGGTCCAGGTGGAGACAATGCGGTGGGCCAGATCCGGCCACATGTCGAGTACCGCCGCATCTACCACCGTGATTTCGTAATCTGCAGTCAGTGGCGGGGGAGGCGGCAGCTTGCGGTATGCGTCGCCGTCGAAGCTGAATTCCCAGCGGTAGCTCAGGAAGATGTCGGAGCGAGCAAATACGCGCGGCGTGATCTCAGCCCATTCGTCCGACGGCTCGGTCTGTATTTGAAAGAATTCCTGGCCAATTTCACGCGCCTTGCGCGTAATCGTCGTGTCGAACAGATCCGGCAGCGACCGTGTGAAGTCACGGATGCCGGCATCTCCGGCCAAAAACAGCATGTCGGAAAGCGCCCAGAGCAGCGAAACCCGCGGCGTCCCGGGCCTGTCGACGAACACCATCCCCGGGTGACGTCCTTCGAGAATTCCCTGCACGATGGGATGACGGCCAAGTCCACGGAACAGCGGAGCAACGCGGCCGTAGTCCTTGCTGGCAAGTTGCTGGATCATGGATCTACTCAGTCCGCCAGAGGGATTGCTTGGGTCAGTCCTGACAGCGCCCGCCGATCGGTCTTGCCGCTCGGCGTCAGCGGCAATGCCTGTACTTGCAGGAAACGGTTGGGAATCATGTAGTCGGGCAGCCTCCGCTGCAGATATTGCAGCAGCGTTTTCCGGCGCAGCCCCTCGTCGCGGACCACCAGGTAGGCGCTTATTTGCGGCACCGTTTCCGAAAGCTGCGCGACCGCGACACAGCAACCGGCGACACCGGGATGCGCCGCGAGATTGTTCTCGATCTCGCCGAGCTCGATACGCAGGCCGCGAATCTTGATCTGATGATCAAGTCGCCCCAAGAATTCCAATTCGCCATTCTCGGAACGCCGCGCCAGGTCTCCGGTCCGATACAGCCGCTCACCAGGCTGAAAAGGATTCGGCACGAAAGCAGCCGCCGTCATCGCGGGCTGATTGATGTAGCCGCGAGCCAGGCCGACCCCCCCGATGCACAATTCTCCGTCTTCGCCGGGGGGCTGCTCTCTGCCGGAGCGCATGACGTGGAGCTGAATGCCGTCGATCTGGCGGCCGATCGGAATGCGAGCCGGCAAAGGTCCTGCCGGGCAATCGAAGTAACTCACATCGATGGCGGCTTCCGTTGGCCCGTATAGATTGGTGAAGCCGATCCGGCATTCCGCATCGAAGAGTCTGCGGAAAAGTTCGACATGAGCCACGGTGAGCGCTTCGCCACTCGCGAATAGCCGCCGCAGGCTGGAGAGCTTGGTACGAGCCTCTGGATTTTCTGCGAGCGCGTGCAGAAACATGCTGAACATCGAAGGCACGAAGTGCATGATTGTCACGCGGTGAGCCGCCACGGCATCGGCAATGGCCCAGGGAAATTTTTCCATTTGGGGGCCGAGCAGGGCAACGCTGGCGCCGTACATCGACCACCAGAACAATTCCCAAACCGACACGTCAAAGATGAATGGCGTCTTCTGAAGAATGACATCCGTATCCGAAAGTGGATAGCGATTCTGCATCCACACCAGTCTGTTGAGCACTCCGCGATGCTCCAGCATCACACCTTTTGGATGGCCCGTTGTCCCCGAAGTGAAGATCACATAGATTAGGTCGGACCCGCTGTGCCTGACATCGAGCCGGCTCACGGGTGCGTTCGTAAACACCGGGTCGCTCAGCAGAAGAACCGGTGTGTCGATCTCGTCGGCCTGCTCCGTTGGAGCGTCTGTCAGAAGCAGGACGGCCTGGGTGTCCCTGAGCATCCGCGCACGGCGGAGCGGTGGTGAACCCGGCGCCAATGGCATGTAGGCGCCGCCTGCTTTCAGGATTCCAAACAGGGCGATCAACATTTCCGGAGAGCGCGGAGCGCTGATGGCAACGACGGTGTTCGGCTTGACTCCTTTTGATCGCAACACATGCGCAACTTGATTGGCGCGACGATCGAGCTCGCCATAGCTCAGGCAATCACTCTGGCTATAGATCGCCGGCCGAGCCGGAGAGGCGCTCGCAATCGCTTCGAAATGACCAAGGATGGTGGCATGGTCGAGCATCGGCGCGGTTGCGGCTTTGGTCATGTCTATTCCCCGGCCGCGCACGCGGCGCCGGCTTCCTCTCGGGCGTGACGGGCCTGTCCACGCGCGCCGCGTATGGCGTAGCTCCGCGACAGCTGTTGCTGGATGATCTGGCTGCTCCCTTCGATGATCTCCATGGTGCGGGCGTCGCGGAAATGACGGGCAACCTTGCCGCGCTCGTCACAGCCGAGCGCGCCCATGATCTGCACCGCGTTCGCGGAATGTTTCACGGCGGCACGCGATGCATGATACTTCGCGGCCATAATGGCGTCGGTGGCTTCCACTTCGCCGGCGTCCCGTGCGCAGCTGGCTCGCATGGCCATCAGCCATGCGGCGTCAAAGTCCACGCCCATGTCGGTGAGCAGGGTCTGGATCATTCCCTTCTCGAGCAGCAACTGGCCAGTTGCTCTGCGCGTCATTGCGTGCTCCGAGCAGGCTTCGAGACATGCGCGCAGCATGCCGACACAGGCCCAGGCTATGCTGACCCGACCGAAATCCAGGGCGTATGGCGCCAGATAGTGCAGCGCGGAGCCGGGCCGGCCGACGAGATTCTCGGCCGGGACTTCGCAGTCCTTGATCTCGATCTGCGCCAGATGCGCAGCACGAAATCCCAGCATGTCGCGCAAGGGTTTGACGCCAAGTCCGGGCGAGCCGGCTTCGAGCAGCACGGCGGCCGGCTGATCGTCGATACGGCCGAACACCAGGATCAGATCGGCGATCGCGCCGCAGGTGATCCATATCTTGGTGCCGGACAGCCGCAGGCTCGCGCCGTGCTGCTCGATTCGAGTCTGAATGCCGTTCAGGTCACTGCCCGCTTGCGGCTCGGTAAAAGCAATAGCCGCGACCCGCTCGCCGGACGCCAATGCCGGCAGCCACCGTTGTCTCTGGGAGCTCGAGCCCCACTTCAGGATGGTCTGCGCGACCATGGTGTGGACGTTGAACAGGCCGGACAGCGAGACGCTGTCATGGGCGATTGCTTCCGTAAACAGTCCGTAACTCGTCACGTCCCAGCCCAAGCCGCCGACCGATGTCGGCAGCAGGCCGCCGAGATAACCGTGTGCGGCGGCCCTTCTCACGATGTCCCTGGGAAAGCCCTTCTCGATCTCCCAGGTCGTGGCGTCGGCCGCGATGCTGCCCGCGGCAAAGTCGCGGATGCTCTCGTAGAAGCGCAATTGCTGCGGCAGAAGACCCATAGTCATGGAATAGCCTGCGCGCTTTTTTTGCGATCGACAAACTCGCTGATCGCATCCACGGACCGGAAGTTCGCGATATCGAGATCGCCGGATCCAATCTTGATGTGGGTGTTCTTCTCGATGAACGTCATGAGTTTAATCGCAAACAGCGAGTTGGCAATCCGCGCCTCAAAAATATCCATGCCGTCGTCGAGTTCATTCATGGCGAGCGAGTCGAGCAGGTAGCGTCTGATGATGTTGCGATAGGAGTCTGCCATTTTATTCCTCTTGGTATTCGTAGAAGCCCTTGCCGCTCTTGCGCCCGAGCCTGTCAGAATCGACCATCGATTTCAGCAGCGGGCAGCGACGAAACTTGGGGTCCTGGTAGCTCGCATACAATACGTCGAGCGAGTCCATGACGACATCGAGGCCGATCAGGTCGGCCGTCTCCAGCGGGCCCATGGCATGCCCGAAGCACTTCTTGAAAATCTGGTCCACCTGGGAAACGGTTGCCACACCGTCGTGCACGACCCACATGGCTTCGTTCATAAACAGGTGCGAGATGCGGTTGGACACGAAGCCGGGCATATCGCCGACGACGATCGCCTCCTTGGTCATCTGGCGGAGCAAGTCCTCGCATCGGCGTACCGTGTCATCCGACGTGTGAACGCCCCGCATCAACTCGACCACCGGCTTGGCGAACACCGGATTCATGAAATGCATACCGACGATACGCTCTGGCCGCCGGATGCCCCGTGCCAGTTCGGTGATCGAGAGACATGACGTGTTGGCGCTGAAGCAGACATCCAGCCGACAAAGCGCGTCCAGTTTCCGGTAGACCTCCTTCTTGATGGCCGCGTTCTCTGTCACGTTCTCGATGACGAAGTCGCAATCACCGATAGCGCTGAACTCCTGGGTGAAAACGATACGACCAAGCGCCTCTTGCACCGGGACCTTCGGCGCTTTCGGATACACGATGGGAGCAAAGCGCACGGTTTTTGCGATCTCGCTGCGTGCCTTGGCGAGGCGAGATGCGTCGATATCCACCAGCACGACGCCGATGCCGTGAAGCGTGAGATCGGCAGCAACACCCGACCCCATCGTTCCTGCGCCGATGACGCCGACCCGTTCAAACATGGGCGGTCTCCGCTGTTACGTCGGCGGCGGCAAATTTGCCGCACCAAATGCGGTCGGTGCTGTCGAACACCGCGTCGGGAGGAAGACGTTTGGCGCGAAGAATGGCCTCGGCCGTATCAGCCATACCGGCAACGTCGCTCATCGCCAGGCGGGTTCCGGAGGAGATCCGCTCGAGATACACCGCCTCGAGGCGGCGATACGGCTCGACAACGAGGTCGCGATACGCTTGGGGGTCATGGTTATGGTTGGGTGTCGTGTTGATCGACCGGAGACAGTTGGCAGCCACGCGACCGAGATCGTCAGGCGCCAAAACCAGCGCGTCCCGCAACGCTGCGAGTTGCTCGGCGCGCTCCAATCCGTAGGCCCGGATCCGGCGCGAGTTCTTGTCCACCAGAAACTTCATCACCTCTTTTGGGCCGGGGCTCACGGCTGCGC encodes:
- a CDS encoding sulfotransferase family 2 domain-containing protein, translating into MMICHSHRFIFVHVPKTSGTSIKDALGQAIYGAGSAPEFLISPNPHYPPAYTASVEEHITATKLAASLPADVWDSYFKFGFVRNPFSWLVSNYFFFLRDRTDHPAHEFLKSQGFSGAVRFFLDAAKGASAVEGMHLRQSYFLCDGAGKSLVDFIGKYETLGADFHQICERVGIQPPPLPKLNQTRHRPFGDYYDETLRSLVYQGMIEDFRAFEYSSSW
- a CDS encoding GNAT family N-acetyltransferase, yielding MIQQLASKDYGRVAPLFRGLGRHPIVQGILEGRHPGMVFVDRPGTPRVSLLWALSDMLFLAGDAGIRDFTRSLPDLFDTTITRKAREIGQEFFQIQTEPSDEWAEITPRVFARSDIFLSYRWEFSFDGDAYRKLPPPPPLTADYEITVVDAAVLDMWPDLAHRIVSTWTDASRFFNSGIGYCAKSRGEFVGSCITTHEGAGACEISVNTDLAKRNQGVATWLCRKAIDTCVERGLLPCWGTETFRLPSNALARKLAFRVVRDFPTYCFPRDGPTDQRALGAYFYSEARPPAEASTNEDSSASAARGWSLAGDIALAARFTEEAVKAGTLDLSDLLLSPDFERLRAAPEWAALRARL
- a CDS encoding amino acid adenylation domain-containing protein, whose amino-acid sequence is MTKAATAPMLDHATILGHFEAIASASPARPAIYSQSDCLSYGELDRRANQVAHVLRSKGVKPNTVVAISAPRSPEMLIALFGILKAGGAYMPLAPGSPPLRRARMLRDTQAVLLLTDAPTEQADEIDTPVLLLSDPVFTNAPVSRLDVRHSGSDLIYVIFTSGTTGHPKGVMLEHRGVLNRLVWMQNRYPLSDTDVILQKTPFIFDVSVWELFWWSMYGASVALLGPQMEKFPWAIADAVAAHRVTIMHFVPSMFSMFLHALAENPEARTKLSSLRRLFASGEALTVAHVELFRRLFDAECRIGFTNLYGPTEAAIDVSYFDCPAGPLPARIPIGRQIDGIQLHVMRSGREQPPGEDGELCIGGVGLARGYINQPAMTAAAFVPNPFQPGERLYRTGDLARRSENGELEFLGRLDHQIKIRGLRIELGEIENNLAAHPGVAGCCVAVAQLSETVPQISAYLVVRDEGLRRKTLLQYLQRRLPDYMIPNRFLQVQALPLTPSGKTDRRALSGLTQAIPLAD
- a CDS encoding acyl-CoA dehydrogenase family protein, which produces MTMGLLPQQLRFYESIRDFAAGSIAADATTWEIEKGFPRDIVRRAAAHGYLGGLLPTSVGGLGWDVTSYGLFTEAIAHDSVSLSGLFNVHTMVAQTILKWGSSSQRQRWLPALASGERVAAIAFTEPQAGSDLNGIQTRIEQHGASLRLSGTKIWITCGAIADLILVFGRIDDQPAAVLLEAGSPGLGVKPLRDMLGFRAAHLAQIEIKDCEVPAENLVGRPGSALHYLAPYALDFGRVSIAWACVGMLRACLEACSEHAMTRRATGQLLLEKGMIQTLLTDMGVDFDAAWLMAMRASCARDAGEVEATDAIMAAKYHASRAAVKHSANAVQIMGALGCDERGKVARHFRDARTMEIIEGSSQIIQQQLSRSYAIRGARGQARHAREEAGAACAAGE
- a CDS encoding 3-hydroxyacyl-CoA dehydrogenase family protein produces the protein MFERVGVIGAGTMGSGVAADLTLHGIGVVLVDIDASRLAKARSEIAKTVRFAPIVYPKAPKVPVQEALGRIVFTQEFSAIGDCDFVIENVTENAAIKKEVYRKLDALCRLDVCFSANTSCLSITELARGIRRPERIVGMHFMNPVFAKPVVELMRGVHTSDDTVRRCEDLLRQMTKEAIVVGDMPGFVSNRISHLFMNEAMWVVHDGVATVSQVDQIFKKCFGHAMGPLETADLIGLDVVMDSLDVLYASYQDPKFRRCPLLKSMVDSDRLGRKSGKGFYEYQEE